In Kitasatospora gansuensis, a genomic segment contains:
- a CDS encoding aggregation-promoting factor C-terminal-like domain-containing protein: MQFQQLKNRRNAIITGVTTLAVAGTATLALALPQDAPTAQAAPQAVAASAAASAAAEAQQAGEAQAKALADAAKAQADADAKAAADAAAKAQADADAKTAADAQAAANAKAAADAKAKADADAAATKAKAAADAKAKADAKAKADAEAASRSQQRQALAAPTGSPKEIAAQLVPAGQLQCFSNIVEHESTWNVTATNPSSGAYGLVQALPGSKMASAGADWQTNAATQIKWGLNYMNERYGSPCGAWSFWQSHNWY, from the coding sequence ATGCAGTTCCAGCAGCTGAAGAACCGCCGCAACGCCATCATCACCGGTGTCACCACCCTGGCCGTGGCGGGTACCGCCACCCTCGCCCTGGCGCTGCCGCAGGACGCCCCCACCGCTCAGGCCGCTCCGCAGGCCGTGGCCGCCTCCGCCGCCGCCAGTGCCGCCGCCGAGGCGCAGCAGGCCGGCGAGGCGCAGGCCAAGGCCCTCGCCGACGCCGCGAAGGCCCAGGCGGACGCGGACGCCAAGGCTGCCGCCGACGCCGCCGCCAAGGCGCAGGCCGACGCGGACGCCAAGACCGCCGCCGACGCCCAGGCCGCCGCGAACGCGAAGGCCGCCGCCGACGCCAAGGCGAAGGCCGACGCGGACGCCGCTGCCACCAAGGCCAAGGCCGCCGCCGACGCGAAGGCCAAGGCGGACGCCAAGGCGAAGGCCGACGCCGAGGCCGCCTCCCGCAGCCAGCAGCGCCAGGCCCTGGCCGCGCCGACCGGCTCGCCGAAGGAGATCGCCGCGCAGCTCGTGCCGGCCGGTCAGCTCCAGTGCTTCAGCAACATCGTCGAGCACGAGAGCACCTGGAACGTCACCGCGACCAACCCCTCCTCGGGTGCGTACGGCCTGGTCCAGGCCCTGCCGGGCTCCAAGATGGCCTCGGCCGGCGCCGACTGGCAGACCAACGCCGCCACCCAGATCAAGTGGGGCCTGAACTACATGAACGAGCGCTACGGCAGCCCGTGCGGCGCCTGGAGCTTCTGGCAGTCCCACAACTGGTACTGA
- a CDS encoding glycosyltransferase family 2 protein produces MHNPLISVVLPVYDRHHQLTDCLDSLLAQSLPDVEVILVVDRSPESPERVAAAYELRDPRVRMLRLNAAVGIGRSRNAGAAQATGEYLLFLDSDHLLDPGALTAMADRLAETGPVDVLLFGHSREHGGKVWPGGSAQLLAGVGGGVFGPLDHPELLGAPPLVWDRLIRRTGTPAFPDGRYEEVPVVHRAMLAAERIAVLDRDCVRIRRRHTLHPTGSPGASHFDLFDQYRSSFELLDAQRELAPLRPYLFTRMVRHLLFVLELAGCVPRAERPQFFHRAAEYYRTFLPEGYRRPDGREGLKFSLLASGAYPAFEVAKLGQIARTAVAGRR; encoded by the coding sequence ATGCACAACCCGCTGATCTCCGTCGTACTCCCCGTCTACGACCGGCACCACCAGCTGACGGACTGTCTGGACTCGCTGCTCGCGCAGTCGCTCCCCGATGTCGAGGTGATCCTGGTCGTCGACCGCTCCCCGGAGTCCCCCGAGCGGGTCGCGGCGGCGTACGAGCTGCGCGACCCGCGCGTCCGGATGCTCCGGCTGAACGCCGCCGTCGGCATCGGCCGCAGCCGAAACGCGGGCGCGGCGCAGGCCACCGGCGAGTACCTGCTCTTCCTGGACAGCGACCACCTGCTCGACCCCGGCGCGCTGACCGCGATGGCCGACCGGCTGGCGGAGACCGGGCCGGTGGACGTACTGCTGTTCGGGCACAGCCGGGAGCACGGCGGCAAGGTCTGGCCCGGCGGCTCGGCGCAGCTGCTGGCGGGGGTCGGCGGCGGGGTGTTCGGCCCGCTCGACCACCCCGAACTGCTCGGCGCGCCGCCGCTGGTCTGGGACCGGCTGATCCGCCGCACCGGCACCCCGGCGTTCCCGGACGGCCGCTACGAGGAGGTCCCGGTGGTGCACCGGGCGATGCTGGCTGCTGAGCGGATCGCGGTGCTGGACCGCGACTGCGTCCGGATCCGCCGTCGGCACACCCTGCACCCCACCGGCTCGCCCGGCGCCAGCCACTTCGACCTGTTCGACCAGTACCGGAGCAGCTTCGAACTGCTGGACGCCCAGCGGGAGCTGGCGCCGCTCCGGCCGTACCTGTTCACCCGGATGGTGCGGCACCTGCTGTTCGTACTGGAACTGGCCGGGTGTGTGCCGCGCGCCGAGCGCCCCCAGTTCTTCCACCGCGCCGCCGAGTACTACCGCACCTTCCTGCCCGAGGGCTACCGCCGCCCGGACGGCCGGGAGGGCCTGAAGTTCTCGCTGCTGGCGAGCGGGGCTTACCCGGCGTTCGAGGTGGCCAAGCTGGGGCAGATCGCCCGCACCGCGGTGGCCGGACGGCGCTGA
- a CDS encoding HIT family protein: MSDDHVEPSPYVAGLPFGQELKLPECVEWETFPFAGEMTVRALERPVLPEPPRHGEDGPESCDICGRADQTYLWTDEHWRLSTTEEPNGLPGTVLLWSRAHHDLTDLPAERAAEMGPMLQRAERAVLALGGIARVHISRWGDGAAHLHWWLFARPEGMLQLRGSDMPLWGDTLPARSAADWQASNKVIAAAMAEGGGTAQV, encoded by the coding sequence ATGAGCGATGATCACGTCGAGCCGAGCCCGTACGTTGCCGGACTGCCGTTCGGTCAGGAGCTGAAGCTGCCGGAGTGCGTGGAGTGGGAGACCTTCCCGTTCGCGGGGGAGATGACGGTGCGTGCGCTGGAGCGGCCGGTGCTGCCCGAGCCGCCGCGGCACGGCGAGGACGGGCCGGAGAGCTGCGACATCTGCGGCCGGGCCGACCAGACCTACCTGTGGACCGACGAGCACTGGCGGCTGAGCACGACGGAGGAGCCGAACGGGCTGCCCGGCACGGTGCTGCTCTGGTCGCGGGCGCACCACGACCTGACCGACCTGCCCGCCGAGCGGGCCGCCGAGATGGGGCCGATGCTGCAGCGCGCGGAGCGTGCGGTGCTCGCGCTGGGCGGGATCGCTCGGGTGCACATCAGCCGCTGGGGCGACGGCGCCGCGCACCTGCACTGGTGGCTGTTCGCCCGGCCGGAGGGGATGCTCCAGCTGCGCGGCAGCGACATGCCGCTGTGGGGCGACACGCTGCCGGCGCGGTCGGCGGCGGACTGGCAGGCGAGCAACAAGGTGATCGCCGCCGCGATGGCCGAGGGCGGCGGCACCGCGCAGGTCTGA
- a CDS encoding FAD-binding and (Fe-S)-binding domain-containing protein, translating into MPSSELARALRRELRGDVRFDTAERAVYGYDASNYRHPPLGVVKPADTDDVRAAVRLCREYGVPLVPRGAGTSIGGQAIGPGAVVLDFRRHVNRVLTVDPDARTATVEPGAVLDHLQRAAAPYGLRFGPDPSTHSRCTLGGMIGNDACGSHTIAWGRTADNLRALDLLLADGTELTVTGPRSPAERAALRELPGREGELHRALQDLTAAHLGTLRQGMPDLPRRTSGYDLDALLPERGYDLARALTGTEGSCAVLLGATVRLVEAPAATALVVAGYPDETAAADAVPALLPLRPLTAEGMAADLIAALLAAGRRPPALDRLPDGACWLFLETGGATPAEALAAARELADAVRREPRATVTVVTDPAEQRQLWAVREAGAGIVTRLPGGGEAWPGWEDSAVPVERLGDYLRELRALLGRHRLRGIPYGHFGEGCIHLRLDFPLTEPQRLPEFREFMKQAADLVVAHGGSLSGEHGDGQARGELLSRMYPPEIIDLFRRFKRIWDPAGLLNPGTVVDPRPLDADLRFPGRDLLPLALPYERDGGSLLTAVHRCVGVGKCVDTSSGVMCPSYLVTEEERHSTRGRARLLAEMLRGELVTDGWRSPEVREALDLCLGCKGCASDCPVQVDMATYRSEFLHQHYRRRLRPASHYSMGWLPLTLRLAFPRRLLNRLFRSPAAALLKRIGGIDPRRELPPLATETFERWFRHRTAAPGGREVLLWPDTFTNHLDPAPARAAVELLEQLGYTVRLPDGPVCCGLTWHSTGQLDVARRVLLRSLAALPPALPILGLDPSCTATLREELPRLLGEAAGDVPGRVHTLAEFLDREGVELPRLDGVRAITQTHCHQHAVLGTAADRLLDQRTGLDNQVLAPGCCGLAGNFGFERGHFEVSAALAERDLLPAIRSADETTVLLADGFSCRTQISQLGGGRRAVHLAELLRDALREQRG; encoded by the coding sequence ATGCCGAGCAGCGAACTGGCCCGTGCCCTCCGCCGCGAACTCCGCGGCGACGTCCGCTTCGACACCGCCGAACGCGCCGTCTACGGCTACGACGCCTCCAACTACCGGCACCCGCCCCTCGGCGTGGTCAAGCCCGCCGACACCGACGACGTCCGCGCCGCCGTCCGGCTCTGCCGCGAGTATGGCGTCCCGCTGGTACCACGCGGCGCGGGCACCAGCATCGGCGGCCAGGCGATCGGCCCAGGCGCCGTGGTGCTGGACTTCCGACGGCACGTCAACCGGGTCCTCACGGTGGACCCGGACGCCCGCACCGCCACCGTCGAGCCCGGCGCCGTGCTCGACCACCTCCAGCGGGCCGCCGCCCCGTACGGGCTGCGCTTCGGGCCCGACCCCTCCACGCACAGCCGGTGCACGCTCGGCGGCATGATCGGCAACGACGCCTGCGGCTCGCACACGATCGCCTGGGGCCGCACCGCCGACAACCTGCGCGCGCTCGACCTGCTGCTCGCCGACGGCACCGAACTGACCGTCACCGGCCCGCGCTCCCCCGCCGAACGCGCCGCACTGCGCGAACTCCCCGGCCGCGAGGGCGAGTTGCACCGCGCCCTGCAGGACCTGACGGCCGCTCACCTGGGTACGCTCCGCCAGGGCATGCCCGACCTGCCCCGCCGCACCTCCGGCTACGACCTGGACGCGCTGCTGCCCGAGCGCGGCTACGACCTGGCCCGCGCGCTCACCGGCACCGAGGGCAGCTGCGCGGTCCTGCTCGGCGCCACCGTCCGGCTGGTCGAGGCCCCCGCCGCGACCGCCCTGGTGGTCGCGGGCTACCCCGACGAGACGGCCGCCGCCGACGCCGTCCCCGCCCTGCTGCCGCTGCGCCCGCTCACCGCCGAGGGGATGGCCGCCGACCTGATCGCCGCCCTGCTCGCGGCCGGCCGCCGGCCGCCCGCCCTCGACCGGCTGCCCGACGGCGCCTGCTGGCTCTTCCTGGAAACCGGCGGCGCCACCCCCGCCGAGGCTCTCGCCGCCGCCCGCGAACTGGCCGACGCCGTCCGCCGCGAGCCCCGCGCCACCGTCACCGTGGTCACCGACCCCGCCGAACAGCGCCAGCTCTGGGCCGTCCGCGAGGCGGGCGCGGGCATCGTCACCCGACTGCCCGGAGGTGGCGAGGCCTGGCCCGGCTGGGAGGACTCCGCCGTCCCGGTCGAACGCCTCGGCGACTACCTGCGCGAGCTCCGCGCCCTGCTCGGACGGCACCGGCTGCGCGGCATCCCGTACGGACACTTCGGCGAGGGCTGCATCCACCTGCGGCTGGACTTCCCGCTGACGGAGCCTCAACGGCTGCCGGAGTTCCGGGAGTTCATGAAGCAGGCGGCCGACCTGGTGGTGGCGCACGGCGGTTCGCTCTCCGGCGAGCACGGCGACGGGCAGGCCAGGGGCGAGCTGCTGAGCCGGATGTACCCGCCGGAGATCATCGACCTGTTCCGCCGGTTCAAACGGATCTGGGACCCGGCCGGCCTGCTCAACCCGGGCACCGTGGTCGACCCGCGCCCGCTCGACGCCGACCTGCGCTTCCCCGGCCGGGACCTGCTCCCGCTCGCCCTCCCGTACGAGCGCGACGGCGGCAGCCTGCTGACCGCCGTGCACCGCTGCGTCGGCGTCGGCAAGTGCGTCGACACCAGCAGCGGGGTGATGTGCCCGAGCTACCTGGTCACCGAGGAGGAGCGGCACTCCACCCGGGGCCGGGCCCGGCTGCTGGCCGAGATGCTCCGGGGCGAGCTGGTCACCGACGGCTGGCGCTCACCGGAGGTCCGCGAGGCCCTCGACCTCTGCCTGGGCTGCAAGGGCTGCGCGAGCGACTGCCCGGTACAGGTCGACATGGCGACGTACCGCAGCGAGTTCCTGCACCAGCACTACCGGCGGCGGCTGCGCCCCGCCTCGCACTACTCGATGGGCTGGCTGCCGCTCACCCTGCGGCTGGCCTTCCCCCGCCGCCTGCTCAACCGGCTGTTCCGCTCGCCCGCCGCCGCCCTCCTCAAGCGGATCGGCGGGATCGACCCCCGGCGCGAGCTGCCGCCGCTGGCCACCGAGACCTTCGAACGCTGGTTCCGCCACCGGACCGCCGCCCCCGGCGGCCGGGAGGTGCTGCTCTGGCCGGACACCTTCACCAACCACCTCGACCCGGCCCCGGCCCGCGCCGCCGTCGAACTCCTCGAACAGCTCGGCTACACCGTCCGGCTACCCGACGGCCCGGTCTGCTGCGGCCTCACCTGGCACTCCACCGGCCAACTCGACGTCGCCCGCAGGGTGTTGCTGCGCAGCCTGGCCGCCCTTCCCCCCGCCCTCCCGATCCTCGGCCTGGACCCGAGCTGCACCGCCACCCTGCGCGAGGAACTCCCCCGCCTGCTCGGCGAGGCAGCCGGCGACGTCCCCGGCCGGGTGCACACACTGGCCGAGTTCCTCGACCGCGAGGGCGTCGAACTCCCCCGGCTGGACGGCGTCCGGGCGATCACCCAGACCCACTGCCACCAGCACGCCGTCCTCGGCACCGCGGCCGACCGCCTGCTCGACCAGCGCACCGGCCTCGACAACCAGGTGCTCGCCCCCGGCTGCTGCGGCCTGGCCGGGAACTTCGGCTTCGAACGCGGCCACTTCGAGGTCTCCGCCGCCCTCGCCGAACGCGACCTGCTCCCCGCCATCCGGTCCGCCGACGAGACCACCGTCCTGCTCGCCGACGGCTTCAGCTGCCGCACCCAGATCAGCCAACTAGGCGGCGGCCGCAGGGCCGTCCACCTGGCCGAACTCCTCCGCGACGCACTGCGCGAGCAGCGCGGATGA
- a CDS encoding S8 family peptidase, whose amino-acid sequence MPTPADHAPEKPWAARPGVTRDAVSPVLGIDVPPEVRRLTVPVLSGNRSPVLVEVDLTRDPDTEVTRTALLKLFTVTFPRHPKPVPVAASYLRCLLSPVDIQRLLDLDRAGKGKPTIFRVWPDYTLDAHIDRSVATIKADAVSRAYAATGRGIVWAVLDSGIDEHHPHFATGTLEGRVKPLHRDFTDLVARDQSAAPADSPLTDPVGHGTHVAGIIAGELPDDTQPLIGRTERQPDGLPHWTTRELNEDHTLAGIAPRAQLVSLKVLALDGENLITSSSAVIKALYYIRETVNTGGQLLVIHGANLSFGCTWDARDYACGQSPLCREVNLLSASGVVVVVSAGNDGFSNRTPNEGGAANRAVLASISDPGNAADAITVGSTHRDRPHEYGVTYSSSKGPTLDGRLKPDLLAPGERIASCATGEMRKAMAPVFPAKVDPSTITTYVEESGTSMAAPHVSGAIAAFLSVRQEFVGRPREIKELFCANATSLGRDRYLEGHGLLDLMRVMSNV is encoded by the coding sequence ATGCCCACGCCCGCTGACCACGCCCCTGAAAAACCCTGGGCCGCCCGGCCGGGCGTCACCCGGGACGCGGTGAGTCCGGTGCTCGGGATCGACGTCCCCCCGGAAGTCCGCCGCCTGACCGTGCCGGTCCTGTCCGGGAACCGCAGCCCGGTGCTGGTCGAGGTCGACCTCACCCGCGACCCGGACACCGAGGTGACCCGCACCGCCCTGCTGAAGCTCTTCACGGTGACCTTCCCTCGACACCCGAAGCCGGTCCCGGTGGCCGCCAGCTATCTGCGCTGCCTGCTCAGCCCGGTCGACATCCAGCGCCTGCTGGACCTCGACCGCGCGGGCAAGGGCAAGCCGACCATCTTCCGGGTCTGGCCGGACTACACCCTGGACGCCCACATCGACCGCTCGGTCGCGACCATCAAGGCCGACGCGGTGTCCCGCGCCTATGCCGCCACCGGCCGCGGCATCGTGTGGGCGGTCCTGGACAGCGGCATCGACGAGCACCACCCGCACTTCGCGACCGGCACCCTGGAGGGCCGGGTCAAGCCACTGCACCGCGACTTCACCGACCTGGTCGCCCGGGACCAGTCGGCGGCACCGGCCGACTCACCGCTGACCGACCCCGTCGGACACGGTACCCACGTCGCGGGCATCATCGCCGGCGAGCTGCCCGACGACACGCAGCCGCTGATCGGCCGCACCGAGCGCCAGCCGGACGGTCTGCCCCATTGGACCACCCGCGAGCTGAACGAGGACCACACGCTGGCCGGAATCGCCCCGCGCGCACAGTTGGTCAGTCTCAAGGTGCTGGCCCTGGACGGCGAGAATCTGATCACCTCTTCCAGTGCCGTCATCAAGGCGCTCTACTACATCCGCGAGACGGTCAACACCGGCGGCCAGCTGCTGGTCATCCACGGCGCCAACCTGAGCTTCGGCTGCACCTGGGACGCCCGCGACTACGCCTGCGGCCAGAGCCCGCTCTGCCGGGAGGTCAACCTGCTCTCCGCAAGCGGGGTGGTGGTCGTGGTGAGCGCGGGCAACGACGGATTCAGCAACCGGACACCCAACGAGGGCGGCGCGGCGAACCGGGCCGTACTGGCCAGCATCAGTGACCCGGGCAACGCCGCCGACGCGATCACCGTCGGCTCCACCCACCGGGACCGCCCGCACGAGTACGGCGTCACCTACAGCTCCTCCAAGGGCCCGACCCTGGACGGCCGCCTCAAGCCCGACCTGCTGGCCCCCGGCGAGCGAATCGCCTCCTGCGCCACCGGCGAAATGCGAAAGGCAATGGCGCCCGTGTTCCCGGCGAAGGTCGATCCCAGCACCATTACGACCTACGTCGAGGAGAGCGGCACCTCGATGGCCGCCCCGCACGTCTCCGGCGCGATCGCCGCCTTCCTCTCCGTCCGGCAGGAGTTCGTCGGCCGCCCACGCGAGATCAAGGAGCTGTTCTGCGCCAACGCCACCTCCCTCGGCCGCGATCGCTATCTGGAGGGGCACGGCCTGCTCGACCTGATGCGTGTGATGTCCAACGTCTGA
- a CDS encoding serine/threonine protein kinase: protein MADPIAGLPYWEVRFDQDGHLLDDGGLVAGLPGTGVHELFVFSHGWNNSDTGARNLYHYTFDELSHQIDQFAPAWQGKVGVVGVFWPSLLFPEDAPDTPSTPSTPAELAAALAPGLAAPQQNTLARITDLLEQQPQDPQQLANCHELLADLVTSPALADEDKGQQTVLTKPTEEVFSTLAGLASEQGDAQGLPNPFKLLWRGAREALRTASYYEMKNRAGVIGRNGLGPLLGKVAGNGLRVHLMGHSFGARLVSFALPGLPEGIGSPVASLFLIQGAFSHFSFAAPIPIDHGHQGFLAPYFDRVAGPLQSTFSLGDRAVGWWYPAASMLSNEDDQAASDLTYRWGGMGHDGFQQDGAEQFDLRPAGTAYPLQASQFYRLRGDEIISKDQSPFSGAHSDIKHPEVVWSALAGATTGVQLAA, encoded by the coding sequence ATGGCTGACCCGATCGCGGGGCTCCCGTACTGGGAGGTCCGCTTCGACCAGGACGGGCATCTGCTGGACGACGGCGGCCTGGTGGCCGGTCTGCCCGGCACCGGAGTGCACGAGCTGTTCGTCTTCTCGCACGGCTGGAACAACTCGGACACCGGCGCGCGCAACCTCTACCACTACACCTTCGACGAACTCTCGCACCAGATCGACCAGTTCGCCCCCGCCTGGCAGGGCAAGGTCGGCGTGGTCGGCGTCTTCTGGCCCTCGCTGCTCTTCCCCGAGGACGCCCCCGACACGCCCTCCACCCCGTCCACCCCCGCCGAACTCGCCGCCGCTCTCGCCCCCGGCCTCGCCGCCCCGCAGCAGAACACGCTTGCCCGGATCACCGACCTGCTGGAGCAACAGCCGCAGGACCCCCAACAGTTGGCGAACTGTCACGAACTGCTGGCCGATCTGGTCACCTCCCCCGCGCTGGCCGACGAGGACAAGGGCCAGCAGACCGTACTGACCAAGCCCACCGAAGAGGTGTTCAGCACCCTGGCCGGACTCGCCAGCGAACAGGGCGACGCCCAGGGCCTCCCCAATCCGTTCAAGCTGCTCTGGCGCGGCGCCCGCGAGGCGCTCCGCACCGCCAGCTACTACGAGATGAAGAACCGGGCCGGCGTGATCGGCCGGAACGGCCTCGGCCCGCTGCTCGGCAAGGTCGCGGGCAACGGCCTGCGGGTGCACCTGATGGGCCACAGCTTCGGCGCCCGACTGGTCTCCTTCGCCCTCCCCGGTCTGCCCGAGGGCATCGGCAGCCCGGTCGCCTCCCTGTTCCTGATCCAGGGCGCCTTCTCACACTTCAGCTTCGCCGCCCCGATCCCGATCGACCACGGCCATCAGGGCTTCCTGGCACCGTACTTCGACCGGGTGGCCGGCCCGCTCCAGTCCACCTTCTCGCTCGGCGACCGCGCGGTCGGCTGGTGGTACCCGGCCGCCTCGATGCTCAGCAACGAGGACGACCAGGCCGCCTCCGACCTCACCTACCGCTGGGGCGGCATGGGCCACGACGGCTTCCAGCAGGACGGCGCCGAACAGTTCGACCTCCGCCCAGCAGGCACCGCGTACCCCCTGCAGGCCAGCCAGTTCTACCGGCTGCGCGGCGACGAGATCATCTCCAAGGACCAGTCCCCGTTCTCCGGCGCCCACAGCGACATCAAGCACCCCGAGGTGGTCTGGTCCGCCCTGGCCGGCGCCACCACCGGCGTACAACTCGCCGCCTGA
- a CDS encoding PaaI family thioesterase translates to MTLTPAEADKILADNFAPWVQALGLSVTETGDRHAVLRLPWSDQLAREGGALSGQALMAAADTASVIAVSAALGAFGPMTTVQQSITFQRAVLGADVLIDARLTKLGRRLAFLDITLTTDGTESPAAHATTVYAFPG, encoded by the coding sequence GTGACTCTCACCCCCGCCGAGGCGGACAAGATCCTGGCCGACAACTTCGCCCCCTGGGTCCAGGCCCTCGGTCTCTCGGTGACCGAGACCGGCGACCGCCACGCCGTCCTCCGGCTCCCCTGGTCCGACCAGCTCGCCCGCGAAGGCGGCGCCCTCTCCGGCCAGGCCCTGATGGCCGCCGCCGACACCGCGAGCGTCATCGCCGTCTCCGCCGCCCTCGGCGCCTTCGGCCCGATGACCACCGTCCAGCAGTCCATCACCTTCCAACGCGCGGTCCTCGGCGCCGACGTCCTCATCGACGCCCGCCTCACCAAACTCGGCCGCCGCCTGGCCTTCCTCGACATCACCCTCACCACCGACGGCACCGAATCCCCCGCCGCCCACGCCACCACCGTCTACGCCTTCCCCGGCTGA
- a CDS encoding CBS domain-containing protein → MTTAGDIMHTGAECVTEQQTLADAARIMKERDVGALPICGENQKLLGILTDRDIVLKCVAEGLDPSTVSAGELAQGRPMVVEADEDVEQVLRVMEQHLVRRLPVINHPDHKLVGMISEADIARGLPQERVAEFVTTICAE, encoded by the coding sequence ATGACCACTGCGGGTGACATCATGCACACCGGAGCCGAGTGCGTCACGGAGCAGCAGACGCTGGCCGACGCGGCCCGGATCATGAAGGAACGCGACGTCGGCGCACTGCCGATCTGCGGGGAGAACCAGAAGCTGCTGGGGATCCTCACCGACCGCGACATCGTGCTCAAGTGCGTGGCCGAGGGCCTGGACCCGAGCACCGTGTCGGCGGGTGAACTCGCCCAGGGCAGGCCGATGGTGGTCGAGGCGGACGAGGATGTCGAGCAGGTGCTGCGGGTGATGGAGCAGCATCTGGTGCGACGGCTTCCGGTGATCAACCACCCGGACCACAAGCTGGTCGGGATGATCAGTGAGGCGGACATCGCGCGGGGGCTGCCGCAGGAGCGGGTGGCGGAGTTCGTGACGACGATCTGCGCGGAGTAG
- a CDS encoding slipin family protein produces the protein MIVLDAVLAVFLLAAVLGGLGVRVVQQYQRGVVFRFGRVREEIRQPGLALLMPVMDRMKKVNVQIITMPIPAQEGITRDNVTVRVDAVVYFKVVDPVRATVNVQDYEFAISQVAQTSLRSIIGKSELDDLLANREPINQGLELMLDSPALGWGIQIDRVEIKDVALPDSMKRSMARQAEADRERRARIITADGEFQASARLAEAATIMSRAPAALQLRLLQTVVEVAAEKNSTLVLPFPVELLRFLDSATQQHVEAAAAEPTPRVERGVEQLELPDLDEVLAHPLLGGGSPGGGAG, from the coding sequence ATGATCGTTCTTGACGCTGTGTTGGCGGTGTTCCTGCTGGCGGCGGTGCTGGGCGGGCTCGGCGTGCGGGTGGTGCAGCAGTACCAGCGCGGGGTGGTGTTCCGGTTCGGCCGGGTGCGGGAGGAGATCCGGCAGCCGGGGCTGGCGTTGCTGATGCCGGTCATGGACCGGATGAAGAAGGTGAACGTCCAGATCATCACGATGCCGATCCCCGCGCAGGAGGGCATCACCCGGGACAACGTGACGGTGCGGGTCGACGCGGTCGTCTACTTCAAGGTGGTCGACCCCGTCCGGGCCACGGTGAACGTGCAGGACTACGAGTTCGCCATCTCGCAGGTGGCGCAGACCTCACTGCGTTCGATCATCGGCAAGAGCGAGCTGGACGACCTGCTGGCCAACCGGGAGCCGATCAACCAGGGGCTCGAACTCATGCTGGACAGCCCGGCGCTGGGCTGGGGCATCCAGATCGACCGGGTGGAGATCAAGGACGTCGCACTGCCCGACTCGATGAAGCGTTCGATGGCCCGGCAGGCCGAGGCGGACCGGGAGCGGCGGGCCCGGATCATCACCGCCGACGGCGAGTTCCAGGCGTCCGCCCGGCTCGCGGAGGCGGCCACCATCATGAGCCGGGCTCCGGCCGCGCTCCAACTGCGGCTGCTGCAGACCGTGGTGGAGGTGGCGGCGGAGAAGAACTCCACCCTGGTGCTGCCGTTCCCGGTGGAGCTGCTGCGGTTCCTGGACAGTGCCACGCAGCAGCACGTGGAGGCGGCTGCGGCGGAGCCGACGCCTCGGGTCGAACGGGGGGTCGAGCAGCTCGAACTCCCGGACCTGGACGAGGTGCTGGCCCACCCGCTGCTGGGTGGCGGGTCCCCGGGTGGCGGTGCAGGGTGA
- a CDS encoding uracil-DNA glycosylase, with the protein MHPAQAHLLPDLATLDREVTECRACPRLVAWREEAARVKRRAYRDWDYWARPIPGFGPPDAALLLVGLAPAAHGANRTGRIFTGDPSGDLLYATLYELGLASRPTSVVHGDGLELYGVRITDPVRCAPPDNKPSTEERDTCRPWIARELTFLRPTVRTVVALGGFAWQAVLPALAAAGWELPRPRPAFGHGARVTLPATDGGTPLELFGCYHVSPRNTHTGRLTTPILRDLLAEAARSAGL; encoded by the coding sequence ATGCACCCCGCGCAGGCCCACCTCCTCCCCGACCTCGCCACCCTGGACCGGGAGGTCACCGAGTGCCGGGCCTGCCCGCGCCTGGTCGCCTGGCGCGAGGAGGCCGCCCGGGTCAAGCGCCGCGCGTACCGGGACTGGGACTACTGGGCCCGCCCGATCCCGGGCTTCGGCCCGCCGGACGCCGCGCTGCTGCTGGTCGGCCTGGCCCCCGCCGCGCACGGCGCCAACCGGACCGGGCGGATCTTCACCGGCGACCCGTCCGGCGACCTGCTGTACGCCACGCTGTACGAACTCGGGCTGGCCAGCCGGCCGACCTCGGTGGTGCACGGCGACGGCCTCGAACTGTACGGCGTCCGGATCACCGACCCGGTGCGCTGCGCGCCGCCCGACAACAAGCCGAGCACCGAGGAGCGGGACACCTGCCGCCCTTGGATCGCCCGGGAGTTGACGTTCCTTCGGCCCACCGTCCGCACCGTGGTGGCGCTTGGCGGCTTCGCCTGGCAGGCCGTCCTCCCCGCGCTGGCCGCGGCCGGCTGGGAGCTCCCCCGCCCCCGCCCGGCCTTCGGCCACGGCGCCCGGGTCACCCTCCCCGCCACCGACGGCGGCACCCCGCTCGAACTGTTCGGCTGCTACCACGTCAGCCCGCGCAACACCCACACCGGCCGCCTCACCACCCCGATACTCCGTGACCTGCTCGCCGAAGCGGCCCGCTCGGCCGGTCTTTAG